Within the Nicotiana tabacum cultivar K326 chromosome 11, ASM71507v2, whole genome shotgun sequence genome, the region TGTATTTGACTTGGAAACTTTTACTTTATCCATTTAAAATATACAAGGACTTTGCAAATAAATTCTTTAGAATTATATATCACATGGGTTTTTGAAATGCTGCTCTCACAGCAAAGTCAGTAAGCCCGTTGGAAATAAATTCTACAAAAGAAGCCTTCAAGTTGGTAAATTATCCAAAGTCATGTTCCCATATAATTGGATAAAggcataaattaaaaaaaatgatgtCGTCTCCAATTATACTTCAAGACCAGTCTTTGAAGTTCGATACTTTTTTTATACCCGACAGatcttgaagtagggggcatttgtaaGCATGTAAATTTTAAATCACAAATGTTTGGACTATATTAAATTCAAGACAAtatagtccaaataaatattgtgGCTAATAAATTGGGCTAATTATTTAAATCCAAATATATATGTTGGGTTAGTCCATTTAATCGGactacaaattaaatgataagctCACTTTATTGGCACAAGGTCCAAATGGCTATTAGCCCATCTTATAGCCCAGGCTCATGCCACATGTCAAGTGATGTGGCAATCCAAGTCACAAGAACGAGCCAATAAAATCATGTCATGTGTCAAATGATGTGGCAATCCAAACCAAATAAATGAGCTAATGAAATCGTGTCACGTGTCAAGAAAAAAATGGGGTGGCAATCCAAATCAAATCAATAACCAATAGAGTGGTGCCAAGTGTCTAGATGGTATTGGTCAGTTCAAACGGACCAATCAAATCGCAAAGTCACACCACTCCCAATAACTATAAATAGATATCTTCGTAAAGGTAGAAGACACCAGAAGTGATAACAAGAATCAAGCAGAGAGCTCGTGAATCAAACACCGTAAATTTCTCTACAAGCTACAAATTCAAGCACTCAAGCGCTCAAGCTAcaagttcaagatcaagaacgaagccaaatcaaataccaaggcgttcaagatcaaaTTACTTGTTCGTGATCAAATCCAAATTCAAGCTCAAGAAggagattcaagatcaagctctaCAAGCCCTTGAACTAAAATCAAAATCAAGCCCATCAGGATACTTTATATTCTTGAAGAATTAGAGGAAtaccatagagattgtaacactttCATTTGTTGAAATCAATTACTACATTTGTTACGCAATTTTCCAGTCTTGATTATTTAGTTTTTTCGACGCGAAAATTTGTTGTTCCAATCTGCTTTGAGCAGTTCTATTGTATTGGCTTCTTTGCTATTATATTTACGAACTATCTAAAATAAAGGAACCTTGACATCTAAGGTATCCAAGGACTTAATGGGGTAATATTTCTTCTTTTATGGAATTAGCTAAGTAGAATCatcatttattattttgaaatttacaattaaattttattttataactaaaaatattttaataataatatttatattatttttaaagtGTAATACTCATTAGGGGTACACAAACTAGTAAAATTAAAAAAAGCATAAAAGATGTGTCTTTCATTTGGGCATGGACCAACCCTCAACCGGTCCATTACCCCATTCCGAATTATTTGCATTGAATGGCCTTTTTGAAGGTACTCTTTAAATTTTGTCTCCGTTATCtaggggtggcaagtgggccgggcccgatCCTAAGTGGGTCGGTCCTATGCGGTTCGGTCCTAAACGGTCCTGGGCTTCGCGGACTTATTGCTGGAACCGGTTCGGAATCGGGACCATGAACTAACGGGCCCGGGttagtgggccggtcccgggcctaaacgggcccaacagaaactttctctttttaattttttttttatagaagttagagaaaaaaatagtaataaagatatataagctatattcgatttatatactatatatacatcttaaaatatatatatatatatatatatatatatttaaaaaatatatatacaatattatatatacatagtatacatcttaaaatatactatatatacatcttaagatatactatatatatatatatagtatagtatagtagatcttaagatatatatatatatatatatatagtatagtatagtatagtagatcttaagatatatatgcatcttaagatatatatacatcttaagatatataagctatatatatatatatatatatatatatatatatatagtaagatgtatatatagtatatcttaagatgtatactatcgaatatgacttataaactatgtatatatattatagtatatatagtatattatagtgtatatatacattttaagatatatatatatatatatatatatatatatatactatactatactatatatacatcttaagatatataagctatattcgatttatatactatatatacatatatatagtaagatgtatatatattttagtatagtatagtatatatactatatatacaacttaagatatactataatatatatacatcttactatatataagctatattcgatttatatactatatatacattcttaagatatactatatatacatgtatatctactatatatatctagtatatctagtatactatgtatatatagtatatcttaagatgtatatgtagtatagtatatatagtatatcttaagatgtatatatagtatatcgaatatagtttatatatcttatgagatgtatatatagtatagactatagtatagtatatatataagcttatatgtatactaaactatactataatatatatatatatatacatcttactatatataagctatattcgatttatatactatatatacatcttaagatatactatatatacatgtatatctactatatatatctagtatatctagtatacttagtatatcttaagatgtatatgtagtatagtatatatagtatatcttaagatgtatatatagtatagtatatatagtatatcttaagatgtatatatagtatatcgaatatagtttatatatcttatgagatgtatatatagtatagactatagtatagtatatatataagcttatatgtatactaaactatactataatatatatacatcttactatatataagctatattcgatttatatactatatatacatcttaagatatactatatatacatgtatatctactatatatatctagtatactatgtatatatagtatatcttaagatgtatatgtagtatatcttaagatgtatatatagtatatcttaagatgtatatatagtatatcttaagatgtatatatagtatagtatatatagtatatcttaagatgtatatatagtatatcgaatatagtttatatatcttatgagatatattatactatatgtatagcttaagatataaaagaacaaaaatattataaagagatattcaaatcaatgcgttatatttttattatagcattaaaaatcatggcaatatctttcttagtcttcctccccccaatggaatgagcaccacaaggtgctaataccaccattgagaagaaaaagaaactaatcaagatgtgccaaaatacaagttacatattaatttacatggtatctcttacaaatttcataaatccttcaaggttcggaggaatttccgttggtggtggcggaaatgaagcttgcttatcaccgcttccaggcgaagcatcatcctccgcaagttcagctagcatttcttcataagcttcgtctacctctggttgtgattcagcaagtccaaaatttcttctttccgaacggatccaatctctgaaaagtactgatttttccaagctctccctcatagacgctctataatcaccgagttgaagtcttgcttgactgaaagcactctctgatgccactgttgaagcttgaatagttaaaatatctagggccatccttgaaagaatcgaaaagtgtttttctttgtccttcaccattccaaaatattaaaagagccgtcgggattcacttcctcaattccttgtgacaaataaacttcaagctcatttagttgtgaaaaattactagtactagaaccttgagaacccctgaaccctgcccaagcactaagtgctcttactcccgcagttcttttagatgattgagaactagaagaagaaggagttggaacatttggtctagcatgatctaatgcaacttgataagcattataaatagtttgaacatttattttaattgaggctattgcgttcagaagtttagacaactcctcatcttcaagtgctaaaccattataaacagtttcataccaaaattgaggacctcctaatttcatagtaggatttaacaatgcagtaataccataaatagggggaatagggaaaaaatattttttaaacttttttctcatggaatcaatagcaagttgataaatttccccaccatctgaaaaatgatcaaacaaatttgcaagttctgcaatataaactaaacagttagaaatagtaggataatattgcccagaaaatttatttgtagcaatatgaaatttttctaaaaaatctacaagcattttaacattagcccaatccgcatttgtaaggtgctcatcatcatcacttacatgagtattaaacgttgagtttaaggaataagccatcttaattaatcaagcaaagtaaataaaacaaacaaaattataatattaaaacttaagagttggaacgagtttaccgaattgacgaacaacttgttggaaattgattatcgttgaagacttcaattcaccaacttcacaattgtttcacaaattgtaacaataaagtaagcaacagtagaagtaaattagagagagattgtgatagattgatgattttgtaagaaaaaatgaaataatgatggggtatttatagttgaaaataggaaaaaagtgtaattataaaaagtttgggattaaaacaaagttgaggggttaaatggctatttcataaatagccaacggctatttttgacagcccaacggctattttttacaGTCCaacgttttttttaaaaaaacaattagccgttgggcccgctagGCTCGCTAAGGGGACCGGGCCAGTCCCGGTCCGGTCCCGGGCCCtgacgggccaaacggtcccgggcctgaTGGGCccaatcataggaccggcccacgagaccggaccaggcccgctaaaaccggaccaaacagtcctggcccgtttagccgtttggcccgtctggcccgcggtcctgggccggtcccgggcctggaccggcccacttgccaggccTACCGTTATCTTATCTGAAATTGATCAAATTTTCCATTCGTTACAACGTTCGCAAATCATTTCGTATTTGTCTTTTAACCTTAACGGTGATATAACGCAAAATAGGTGGACTCAACGCGTTCAAATTCGTCAAGAAAAAAGTGCGAATTTACCTATTAACTTTTGATTATGCTTTAAAAAATTTCTCtaacaaaataagaaaatgtGAGTTTTCAACTTTATATATTACTTGTTCTATATAGTTATATCTATTCCGTAGGCAAGGTAAACCATGGTCGAgagtattaaaaataatttttccatttaTACAAGTAGAGGTAAGACTGCATACTCACTATTCACCCTAAACCTCATTTGTAAAATTAAGCTGCGTGTGTTCTTCTTGTTGTCGGTAAGATAAACCATGATACTCAACATCTAGAGAAAGAGCTTTTGCACTACGAGAGATTCCAATCTTGCAATACTTGAATTCTTCATCAACATGTTATGCTTTATTCTCGTTATATGTGCACCACGTGTTATCAAAAGTGTCGTATCCTTATTATAAATATGTACACAATCATTTCCCAATTTTCATGCAATTCCATGTTCTTGAAAATGGGTTCAATGACTTTCCCTTCTACCTTCTCTAATAAAAATTTCCCTACAACTTTCCAAGAAACAAATTCCCAATATTCTCTCCAACCAAAAAAGAAATTTTACCCTCATACAAACATAAAACTTCAAGACCAAAAGTATATTtctagttttattaatttaaaccaATTTTATTCTTTGAGTTGTGTCTCCAAAAGTAATGGCCTATTATACCCTGTCAAATGTAATACTACAGATAATTCAGAAACTCCAGAAGAAGGCCAGAGAGCTGTGGAAACAGTACAAAAACTTTATAATGCACTTAGAAATAAAAATCTTAATGAATTATCTGATATAATTGGAGAAGAATGTCGATGCATTAGCAACGTTGCCTCCTCTTTACAAACTTTCTATGGCAAGGAGGTATGCTATACTTTTTATTTATTACTTCGTCCCGTCTCAAATATTAGTCGTGTTGGCAAATTAATTTTGATTCAAAATATTTGgcgttttagaaaaataaaaatttattaccAATTAATTCTTGTCAAAAGATTTACTTATATATAATTATCTTAATGACCTGATTATAtaagtattttttatattatcaCTGCATATAATTTAAACAATATACTAATAATACATAATAAGTTTGATGATCTATATTTGCAGCAAGTAATAGATTTCTTCAATTCAATCATAAAGCTACTGGGGAATCACTTTGAGTTTGTCGTTAAACCCACCATACATGATGGAACGAGTGTTGGAGTTGCTTGGGAACTAGGTTAGCCCATTGTCGTATACTTTTATTTTCTCAAATGTTTTGTAACCATCTGCTATTCGAAAttcgttaatttttttttttttttttgcagtatGCAAAAGAAACTCACTTTCCCGTTGGAAAAGGTTTTGGCTTCTATATGTGCCATTATTACAAGGGCAGGATGATGATAAGGTAAAGTAGACACTATATTGTGCAGACTCTTCAAAATGTTTATGTATTCGTgtcagatcctccaaaaatatAGTACTATTTTTGAAGAATCTGACACGTATCAGAAATATTTTCAGTTTCAAAACAACATTGAGTAGGAAGAAAAAAAGGATCAAGTCATCAAAAAAGCATGGAACAATGCAGTTGAAGAAAATTATGTAGGTGTTGGAACAAATATTTGGTGGAAGTGCTTTGAGTTGAAAAACACAATATATGTCTATACACCTATCTAAAAGCTAAATAATGATTTTCTTTTATAACCAAGAAATTCTTGAGGGTCAGTGAGGTACgattcaaaactcaaaactaaGTGGATATAAACCTGTCAAAAACTGAATTGCGAATGATGATTTTCCCTTTGGGATTTTGACATAAATAGCAAGTCAAATTTACTGTATCTTTCTCAGCTAATACACATAAATTATACAataattatacataattatacatatattatatataaatcatacatatattatacatccgtCGCTATTTTAAGTTTAAGCGCTTGAGTAAGTTATTTAAGATAATTCTCCTTTTCCCTTTGAATGTCAGGAATGTGGAGATGTTCATGGACCCACTCCTTCAAATTGAGCCCGTTCGATTGGTGAGTAGTAATattttagtagtatgacaacaaaATTATAGATACATGATTTATAATTTTGGCTAGCACTAAtatattttccttctattttcttcaattcatcaGAAAGTATCATCCTTCCTTCTGAGAGCAATTCAGAAGATGAATCCTCTAGATCTTTTCAAGGGAAAGAAGAAACAGGCTATGAGCATCTTGTTTATTATTCTACTATTTGCAGCTATACTGTACTTGGTCAAGAACTCTAGGAACTTAATGTAATTTACCAACAAAATTTGTAGTAATAGAAGCAGCATTTTTGCTGCCATCTATGAAGATTACCACAGACGAAGCGACGAACGGTCATTTTTTTCTATTCAAATTGTAACTGGTCGGTCATTTTTTTCTATTCAAATTGTAACTGGTCATAGGAGATCATTTCCTCACAGCGACAAATAAAGCAATAAGTAACAGAAATTTTATATCAAAGAAGATACCCTCCAATGTAGATTGTAGACCTGACATATACATCTTAATTCCAATGTGTTTGAACAAGCTAAGAATCTGTTAATGTTCCTACTAGTCAAATATTAAGGATGCCAGGATTTTACAAGAACAAAGGAGCTATTGTACCTAGATCAAGGCCATGGCATAATTACAAAAACATCCTTCTGCCATAAACTCAGAAGCACATCAATCCAGAATTCTAATTACATACCATGAGTCTAACTATGTTAACAAACTAAAATTACCTAAGAACCAAGATACATCTTCGGAAACATTAGCGTATCATCAAACGACTAGACAGCTATGACCTGAAATACCTGCAAGAAAACACAGCGGGAGGTTGTGGATCAAATCAGATGGAAGTCCAATGCAAATGCTTATGGGCATCGAAAAGCAACAACTGGGCAAATATTCAAGTCAAACATAATCTTGTACACATATTAAAGAATTATTACTAGAGGCAAAATGATGTTGTCATCCCCACTAAGAACACTTGATTTTCTCTAAACCATAAAATTTTTCATCTTACAACTAAACAGAAAGAAAGAGTAAAAAGGGGCTCATGTCTCATCAATCATATATTTGAACGAGAAGCAGTTGCGGGATATCCAAGAGCTGAAATGACTTGAGCATATTCTAGAGAATGTTAATGAACTGTTTGTTATAACAATGGTAAACCGAAAAGAACGCTCTTGCATTTGACAAAAcagccaaccatttctttcagtTTCCTTCAGAAAGTATACTGTACATTTTCTATTAATTACccctttaaattattattattattattttgataggTAAAGTCTTTTATTAATATGGTACAGGAACAAGTACAATGCAGAAAAACAGTATTCCCACCACCCATACTACATGTTTCCCCCTAAAAGATACATAAttacccctttaaattaaatGAACTGCTCTGTGAACCTTCCCTATCTTTTAGGCTTCTTGCAAAAGAATTGTAAATTTTAACTATTAGTACATAGCTAATTGAAAATTGCCATAAGGAAAATCAGTGTAAATATCAAAGAAAcgagttattttatttattttataattctttatcGATATGATACAATCTCCCTCGAGGACAAAATGGTAAACTAGCCTTTCTGCTTATGAAAGGTCAACGTGGCATTCTTTACCTATCATAGTAATGTAGACGTATAGTCATTGCTAAACAAAATGACGACGTGCCAGCATCTGAGGTATTTCCGAAGCAGAAATGCTTTCACattctaggagttcctgaagctttgCATCGCACATAATCACCATAGAATTCACAGGATCCTGTGA harbors:
- the LOC107824167 gene encoding uncharacterized protein LOC107824167, with protein sequence MFLKMGSMTFPSTFSNKNFPTTFQETNSQYSLQPKKKFYPHTNIKLQDQKYISSFINLNQFYSLSCVSKSNGLLYPVKCNTTDNSETPEEGQRAVETVQKLYNALRNKNLNELSDIIGEECRCISNVASSLQTFYGKEQVIDFFNSIIKLLGNHFEFVVKPTIHDGTSVGVAWELVCKRNSLSRWKRFWLLYVPLLQGQDDDKECGDVHGPTPSN